A portion of the Gossypium arboreum isolate Shixiya-1 chromosome 8, ASM2569848v2, whole genome shotgun sequence genome contains these proteins:
- the LOC108462819 gene encoding LOW QUALITY PROTEIN: putative clathrin assembly protein At5g57200 (The sequence of the model RefSeq protein was modified relative to this genomic sequence to represent the inferred CDS: substituted 1 base at 1 genomic stop codon): MGTLNTLRKAYGVLKDKTKIGLAKFNSNFKELDITIIKATNHIESPPKERHVRKIFAATSVSRPQTDIAYCVQALAKRLSKTRSWIVATKILIVIHRTLREGDPTFRDELLNYAHRGNFLQISNFKDDSSHFAIDYTVWVKTYVIFLEERLDCFRVLQYDIEAERLIKLASGGSSKGQSRRKSTEELIEQLPALQQLLSRLIGCQPEGAASDIYLIQYALALVLKESFKIYCAINDGIMNLIDVVVFRMSQDDAIKALEIYKRAGQQVEELAEFYEYCKGLELAKNFQFPTXRQPPPSFLATMEEYVKEAPQSGSVQNKLNLILGK, translated from the exons ATGGGAACATTGAATACTCTTAGAAAGGCATATGGGGTTCTCAAAGACAAAACCAAGATTGGCCTTGCAAAATTCAACAGTAATTTCAAG GAATTAGACATTACAATTATAAAAGCGACCAACCATATTGAATCTCCTCCAAAAGAACGGCATGTTCGAA AAATATTTGCAGCAACGTCAGTATCACGACCACAAACAGATATAGCATATTGCGTTCAAGCTTTAGCAAAAAGATTATCCAAGACTCGAAGCTGGATT GTTGCTACAAAGATATTGATAGTTATTCATAGAACATTAAGAGAAGGAGATCCTACCTTCCGAGATGAGCTTCTAAACTACGCTCATAGAGGAAATTTTCTCCAAATATCTAACTTTAAAGATGATTCAAGTCATTTTG CAATAGATTAT ACAGTATGGGTTAAGACGTATGTAATTTTTCTAGAAGAGAGACTCGATTGTTTTAGAGTGTTACAATATGACATTGAAGCAGAACGATTGATAAAATTAGCATCCGGTGGCTCAAGCAAG GGACAAAGTAGAAGAAAGAGTACCGAGGAATTAATAGAGCAATTGCCAGCACTACAACAACTTCTTTCTCGTCTTATCGGCTGTCAG CCTGAAGGAGCGGCTTCTGATATTTACCTTATCCAATATGCATTAGCTTTG GTATTAAAAGAGAGTTTCAAAATATATTGTGCTATCAATGATGGAATTATGAATCTCATAGACGTGGTAG ttttTAGAATGTCACAAGATGATGCAATCAAAGCTCTCGAAATATACAAAAGAGCTGGTCAACAG GTAGAAGAACTGGCTGAATTTTATGAATATTGCAAAGGATTAGAACTTGCTAAGAACTTTCAGTTTCCAACATGAAGACAG CCACCACCATCTTTTCTTGCAACAATGGAAGAATATGTAAAAGAAGCTCCACAATCGGGTTCTGTCCAAAATAAATTA aatttgatTCTAGGAAAATGA
- the LOC108464307 gene encoding uncharacterized protein LOC108464307: MSKEIVKEEAPSSSPVVSGSFASLRSVRWRISLGILPSSSSVDDLRRVTADSRRRYAGLRRWLLVDPHVPKDGRSKSPDLVMDNPLSQNPDSTWGRFFRNAELEKMVDHDLSRLYPEHGSYFQTPGCQGMLRRILLLWCLRHPEYGYRQGMHELLAPLLYVLHVDVERLSEVRKLHEHHFIDKFDGLSFEENDVTYNFDFKKFLDSMEDEIGSQGNSKKARSLDELDPEIQTIVLLSDTYGTEGELGIVLSEKFTEHDAYCMFEALMSGAHGSVAMADFFSPIPAAQSQSGLPPVIEASAALYHLLSIVDSSLHSHLVELGVEPQYFALRWLRVLFGREFSLQDLLVVWDEIFTADNSPLEKDSGNDENSSFKMFNSCRGALITAMAVSMILYVRSSLLATENATTCLQRLLNFPETINLRKLIAKAKPLQILALDSKISPLSSIFDGSYNRSKSAVSGYNLSSHPVSPKTPLSLVPDSYWEEKWRVLHKAEELKQDSLDKLSPSGKKRWSEKVKLVLSRTESDPSPARAEKYKRGHKSSVRRSLLDDLTRQLGLEEEDTEKGGCSDASNLGDHHSTEAQVEGQQNDTNIGSIYRAEERCECGSGTVVSEENSSIFSDPLSSGSGTNDHENDTEKSSFASNLSSDENDDHHQSNPEDSPLPVSSPPPEGVPLNSPHENESSGKLVSAMKERRHLSGRFQWLFRFGRNNVSQEASDKGGTNETAKSLNRDSKSNTADSSVAGASRNSSLASQRDVVDQNVMGTLKNLGQSMLEHIQVLESVFQQDRVQVGSVDNLGKSNLVGKGQVTAMTALKELRKISNLLSEM, translated from the exons ATGAGCAAAGAGATTGTAAAGGAAGAAGCGCCTTCGTCGTCCCCTGTTGTTTCGGGTAGCTTTGCTTCTCTGAGAAGCGTCCGATGGCGTATTAGTCTCGGTATTTTGCCTTCTTCTTCTTCAGTTGATGATCTTCGCAGGGTAACTGCTGATTCTCGCCGAAG ATATGCTGGGTTGAGAAGGTGGCTGCTAGTGGATCCACATGTTCCAAAGGATGGAAGAAGTAAATCCCCTGATCTTGTCATGGACAATCCACTCTCTCAAAACCCAG ACAGCACCTGGGGGCGATTCTTTCGGAATGCTGAGCTGGAAAAAATGGTTGACCACGATTTATCACGATTATATCCAGAACATGGAAGCTACTTCCAGACTCCTGGATGCCAGGGAATGCTGAGAAGAATATTGTTGTTGTGGTGCCTTAGACATCCAGAGTATGGTTATAGACAAG GAATGCATGAACTCTTGGCACCTCTTCTGTATGTTCTTCATGTCGATGTTGAGCGTCTTTCGGAAGTGCGAAAGCTACATGAACACCATTTCATTGACAAATTTGATGGATTGTCATTTGAAGAAAATGATGTTACATACAATTTTGATTTTAAGAAGTTTTTAGATTCTATGGAAGATGAGATTGGATCTCAAGGTAATTCAAAGAAAGCTAGGAGTCTTGATGAGCTTGATCCTGAGATACAGACCATTGTATTGCTAAGTGATACTTATGGAACTGAAGGTGAACTTGGTATTGTCTTGTCTGAGAAATTTACTGAACATGATGCCTACTGTATGTTTGAGGCTCTGATGAGTGGGGCTCATGGTTCAGTTGCTATGGCAGATTTCTTTTCTCCCATTCCTGCTGCTCAGTCCCAGAGTGGCTTGCCCCCTGTCATTGAAGCCTCAGCTGCATTATACCATTTACTGTCAATTGTTGATTCTTCCCTGCATAGCCATCTCGTCGAGCTTGGTGTTGAACCCCAGTATTTTGCACTTCGCTGGTTGCGGGTTTTATTTGGACGGGAGTTTTCACTTCAAGATCTCTTAGTTGTATGGGATGAGATCTTCACGGCAGATAATAGCCCACTTGAAAAAGACTCTGGAAATGATGAGAATTCCAGTTTTAAAATGTTCAATTCATGCCGTGGAGCATTAATAACTGCTATGGCAGTCTCTATGATACTTTATGTGAGATCTTCTCTGCTTGCCACTGAAAATGCAACAACTTGTCTTCAGAGACTCTTGAACTTTCCGGAGACTATAAATCTGAGAAAACTTATAGCGAAGGCGAAGCCACTGCAAATTCTTGCATTGGATTCTAAAATTTCACCTTTGTCATCTATATTTGATGGTTCTTATAACCGTAGCAAATCTGCAGTTAGTGGTTACAATCTTTCATCTCATCCAGTTTCTCCAAAAACTCCTCTATCTCTTGTGCCCGACAGTTACTGGGAAGAAAAGTGGAGAGTACTGCATAAGGCAGAGGAACTAAAGCAAGATAGTTTAGACAAACTATCTCCAAGTGGGAAAAAAAGATGGTCGGAAAAAGTAAAGCTGGTGCTATCTAGAACTGAATCTGATCCATCGCCTGCAAGAGCAGAGAAATACAAAAGGGGCCATAAGTCATCTGTTAGGCGTAGTTTGCTTGATGATTTGACTCGGCAACTTGGCTTGGAGGAAGAAGATACCGAAAAGGGAGGCTGTTCTGATGCTTCCAACTTAGGAGATCATCATTCTACAGAAGCTCAGGTAGAGGGGCAGCAAAATGATACTAACATAGGTTCAATTTACAGAGCTGAGGAAAGATGTGAGTGTGGAAGTGGAACTGTTGTCAGTGAAGAAAACTCCTCTATTTTTTCTGACCCTTTAAGTTCTGGAAGTGGTACTAATGACCATGAAAATGACACAGAAAAAAGTAGCTTTGCATCGAATTTATCGTcagatgaaaatgatgatcaccaCCAAAGTAACCCTGAAGATTCACCTCTTCCAGTTTCCTCTCCTCCTCCTGAAGGTGTCCCTTTAAATTCTCCACATGAGAATGAATCTTCAGGGAAGCTGGTCTCAGCCATGAAAGAAAGAAGACATCTCTCAGGTAGATTTCAATGGCTTTTTAGGTTTGGACGAAACAATGTCAGTCAGGAGGCATCGGATAAAGGAGGTACCAATGAGACTGCAAAATCTCTAAATCGTGATAGCAAGAGCAATACAGCAGACTCATCAGTTGCTGGTGCTTCTCGTAATTCATCTCTTGCCAGCCAAAGAGATGTTGTGGACCAGAATGTAATGGGAACATTGAAGAATCTGGGGCAGTCTATGCTTGAACACATTCAG GTTCTCGAGTCTGTTTTCCAGCAAGATCGAGTTCAAGTGGGATCAGTGGACAACTTGGGTAAAAGCAATCTAGTTGGCAAAGGACAAGTTACAGCAATGACAGCTCTGAAAGAGCTTCGGAAGATCAGCAACCTTTTGTCAGAGATGTGA